One region of Flavobacterium pisciphilum genomic DNA includes:
- the hemF gene encoding oxygen-dependent coproporphyrinogen oxidase, with product MKEQFYKYIQGLQDTIVSGLEAVDSQAKFREDIWERPEGGGGRTRVIENGAVFEKGGVNISAVHGKLPEAMQKMFNVGEADFFACGLSLVLHPKSPMVPTVHANWRYFEMYDEEGKVIQQWFGGGQDLTPYYLFEEDAKHFHQICKTACDKHNPGFYPKYKKQCDAYFWNAHRNEARGIGGLFFDYCKATDEMSMQDWYNFVTEVGNSFLEAYVPIVERRKTLSYTDEQRTWQEIRRGRYVEFNLVHDKGTLFGLRTNGRIESILMSLPPHVQWVYDHHPEVGSDEEKLVQTLENPREWM from the coding sequence ATGAAAGAACAATTTTATAAATACATACAAGGCCTTCAGGACACAATTGTCTCAGGATTAGAAGCAGTTGATAGTCAGGCTAAATTTCGTGAAGATATTTGGGAACGCCCAGAAGGTGGTGGTGGAAGAACACGTGTAATCGAAAACGGAGCAGTTTTTGAAAAAGGCGGTGTTAATATATCGGCAGTTCATGGTAAATTGCCAGAAGCCATGCAAAAGATGTTTAACGTAGGCGAAGCTGATTTTTTTGCCTGTGGACTAAGCTTGGTTTTGCATCCTAAAAGCCCAATGGTTCCTACGGTTCATGCCAATTGGCGCTATTTTGAAATGTATGATGAAGAGGGAAAAGTAATTCAGCAATGGTTTGGTGGAGGACAAGATTTAACGCCTTACTATCTGTTTGAAGAAGATGCCAAACATTTTCATCAAATTTGTAAAACGGCTTGCGATAAACACAATCCAGGGTTTTATCCAAAATATAAGAAACAATGTGATGCTTATTTCTGGAATGCACATCGTAATGAAGCCCGCGGAATTGGAGGATTATTCTTTGATTATTGCAAAGCTACAGACGAAATGAGTATGCAGGATTGGTATAATTTTGTTACTGAAGTAGGAAATAGTTTCTTAGAAGCCTATGTTCCAATTGTTGAAAGAAGAAAGACGCTATCATATACAGATGAACAAAGAACATGGCAGGAAATTCGTCGTGGTCGTTATGTTGAGTTTAACTTGGTTCATGATAAAGGAACTTTATTTGGATTAAGAACCAATGGACGAATTGAAAGCATCTTGATGAGTTTACCACCACATGTACAATGGGTGTACGACCATCATCCTGAAGTAGGTAGTGATGAAGAAAAGCTAGTTCAAACACTTGAAAACCCAAGAGAATGGATGTGA
- a CDS encoding GNAT family N-acetyltransferase translates to MGSINWKTERIENILPEEFYRLIDKNRQHIEKTFPVTLVNSDTLTKAVSFIAVSIDKEKKNEGYHFYARDSETNALIGYLCVKSIDTRISKCEFGYFIDEDFQGKGIISKMVSDALDFCFNELLMNKVFICTSEVNLASQRVALKHNFRQEGILRDEFRNGDGTLENTVYFGLLKSDYLNERTIL, encoded by the coding sequence ATGGGTAGTATTAATTGGAAAACAGAGCGAATTGAAAATATCCTTCCAGAAGAATTTTATAGGTTAATTGATAAGAATAGACAGCATATTGAAAAAACTTTTCCAGTAACTTTAGTTAACTCAGATACGCTAACAAAAGCAGTAAGTTTCATAGCAGTAAGTATTGATAAAGAGAAGAAAAATGAAGGTTATCATTTTTATGCTAGAGATTCAGAAACCAATGCTTTAATTGGTTATTTGTGTGTGAAAAGTATAGATACTCGTATTTCTAAATGCGAATTTGGGTATTTTATAGATGAAGATTTTCAAGGAAAGGGAATTATATCAAAGATGGTTAGCGATGCATTAGATTTTTGTTTTAACGAACTTTTAATGAATAAAGTCTTCATATGTACTTCAGAGGTTAATTTAGCAAGCCAGCGAGTTGCATTAAAGCATAACTTTCGACAAGAAGGAATTTTACGTGACGAATTTAGAAATGGAGACGGCACATTAGAAAATACAGTTTATTTTGGATTGCTTAAATCAGATTATTTAAATGAAAGAACAATTTTATAA
- the hemE gene encoding uroporphyrinogen decarboxylase, whose translation MLKNDLFLKALRGETVQRPPVWMMRQAGRYLPEFIALRDKYDFFTRCQTPELAAEITVQPIRRIAPDAAILFSDILVVPQAMGIEVLMKENFGPFLPNPIRTMQDVQRVYIPDIQESLGYVMDAIKLTKEMLNDEVPLIGFAGSPWTIFCYAVEGRGSKSFDIAKGFCFSNPAAAHTLLQKITDTTILYLKEKVKAGVDAVQIFDSWGGMLSPVDYQEFSWKYMNQIVEALADDAPVIVFGKGCWFALGEMGKSRASALGVDWTCSARNARYLSGGNITLQGNFDPSRLLSPIPTIKKMVHEMIDEFGKDKYVVNLGHGILPHIPVDHAKAFIDAVKEYGN comes from the coding sequence ATGTTAAAAAACGACTTATTTTTAAAAGCACTAAGAGGAGAAACAGTTCAACGTCCACCAGTTTGGATGATGCGTCAGGCAGGAAGATACTTGCCAGAATTTATCGCTTTGCGTGATAAATATGATTTTTTCACTCGTTGTCAAACTCCAGAATTAGCTGCAGAAATAACTGTACAGCCAATTCGTCGTATTGCTCCAGATGCTGCAATCTTGTTTTCAGATATCTTAGTAGTTCCACAAGCAATGGGAATAGAAGTATTGATGAAAGAGAACTTTGGTCCGTTTTTACCAAATCCTATTCGTACGATGCAGGATGTTCAGAGAGTATATATACCAGACATTCAAGAAAGTCTTGGTTATGTTATGGATGCGATTAAATTAACAAAGGAAATGCTGAATGATGAGGTGCCTTTGATTGGTTTTGCAGGTTCTCCTTGGACAATTTTCTGTTATGCTGTAGAAGGAAGAGGATCTAAAAGTTTTGATATTGCTAAAGGATTTTGTTTTTCAAACCCAGCAGCAGCACATACATTGTTACAAAAAATTACAGACACCACTATTTTATACTTAAAAGAAAAGGTAAAAGCAGGAGTTGATGCTGTTCAGATTTTTGATTCTTGGGGAGGAATGCTTTCTCCTGTTGATTATCAAGAGTTTTCATGGAAATACATGAACCAGATTGTTGAAGCTTTGGCTGATGATGCTCCGGTAATTGTTTTCGGAAAAGGATGTTGGTTTGCTTTAGGCGAAATGGGTAAAAGCCGTGCTTCGGCATTAGGAGTTGACTGGACATGTTCAGCAAGAAATGCTCGTTACTTGTCTGGAGGAAACATTACACTACAAGGAAACTTTGATCCATCAAGATTGCTTTCACCAATTCCAACCATTAAAAAAATGGTACATGAAATGATTGATGAGTTCGGAAAAGATAAATATGTTGTAAATTTAGGTCATGGGATTTTACCACATATCCCAGTAGATCACGCAAAAGCATTTATTGATGCTGTAAAAGAATACGGTAACTAG
- a CDS encoding uroporphyrinogen-III synthase: MGKDIRILSTKKLLGNQKQYLLNANFSVVEADFIATEKTPFELNQINDNLIFTSQNAVHSILEYSDVEALKSKKVFCVGLKTKALLTENGFDVIAYTGYAADLAEIITLIYANESYTFFSGNLRRDTLPEALKEAKIKFNEIKVYETTLTPQKINSAVDGILFYSPSGIESYLKDNQIKNEICFCIGDTTAEALENITKNIVIANYPTIENTIIQCINHYSDKQ; encoded by the coding sequence ATGGGTAAAGACATTCGCATACTTTCAACCAAAAAACTTTTAGGCAATCAGAAACAATATTTGCTCAATGCCAATTTTAGTGTAGTTGAAGCAGATTTTATCGCTACAGAAAAAACGCCTTTCGAATTAAATCAAATAAATGACAATCTGATATTTACAAGTCAGAATGCTGTACATAGTATTTTAGAATATTCGGATGTAGAAGCTTTAAAAAGTAAAAAAGTATTTTGTGTTGGATTAAAAACCAAAGCATTACTAACAGAAAATGGTTTTGATGTAATTGCTTATACAGGTTACGCAGCTGATTTGGCTGAAATAATCACTTTGATTTATGCCAATGAAAGCTATACTTTTTTTAGTGGAAATTTACGTCGAGACACATTGCCAGAAGCTTTAAAAGAGGCAAAAATAAAATTCAATGAGATCAAAGTATATGAAACTACTTTAACACCTCAAAAAATTAACTCAGCTGTAGATGGAATCTTGTTTTACAGTCCATCTGGAATAGAAAGTTACTTAAAAGACAATCAGATTAAGAATGAAATTTGCTTTTGCATTGGCGATACAACAGCCGAAGCATTAGAGAATATCACCAAAAATATAGTAATCGCAAATTATCCAACGATAGAAAATACGATTATTCAATGTATAAACCATTATAGCGATAAGCAGTAA
- the hemC gene encoding hydroxymethylbilane synthase has translation MADKIIRIGTRDSELALWQAHTVEKKLNDLGYKTKIIAVKSQGDILLDKPLYELGITGIFTKTLDIAMINGEIDIAVHSMKDVPTALPKGIVQAAVLERANSLDILVHKGNLDFLNESATIATGSLRRQAQWLNKYPNHKVVDLRGNVNTRMQKLNASDWSGAVFAAAGLERICLKPEHYINLDWMIPAPAQGAMVVVAMENDNFALDALTQLNDIETEIVTYIERQFLRTLEGGCTAPIGSLVTYNDEEDTLHFQGALFSLDGKIKIEIDKIVPIEEWKKLGFNMAKEILENGGAELMKTIKESLKNG, from the coding sequence ATGGCAGACAAAATTATCAGAATAGGTACCCGAGATAGTGAATTGGCCCTTTGGCAAGCACATACGGTTGAGAAAAAACTAAACGACTTAGGGTATAAAACCAAAATTATTGCGGTAAAATCACAAGGTGATATACTACTTGATAAACCGCTTTATGAACTTGGTATCACCGGAATTTTTACCAAAACTTTAGATATTGCCATGATTAATGGCGAAATAGATATTGCGGTGCACTCTATGAAAGATGTTCCTACGGCTTTGCCTAAAGGAATTGTTCAAGCAGCTGTTCTGGAAAGAGCCAATTCATTGGATATTTTAGTTCATAAAGGGAATCTTGATTTCTTAAATGAGTCAGCGACAATTGCAACAGGAAGTTTGCGTCGTCAGGCACAATGGTTAAATAAATACCCGAATCATAAAGTAGTCGATTTGCGTGGAAACGTAAATACACGCATGCAAAAGTTAAATGCAAGTGATTGGAGTGGAGCCGTTTTTGCAGCAGCAGGACTAGAAAGAATCTGTTTGAAACCAGAACATTATATTAATCTGGATTGGATGATTCCAGCACCAGCTCAAGGGGCAATGGTAGTTGTAGCAATGGAGAATGATAATTTTGCCTTGGATGCTCTTACCCAACTTAATGACATCGAAACTGAAATAGTTACTTATATCGAACGTCAGTTTTTAAGAACTTTAGAAGGAGGTTGTACTGCACCAATAGGATCTTTAGTAACCTATAATGACGAAGAAGATACCTTACACTTTCAAGGAGCTTTGTTCTCATTAGACGGAAAAATAAAAATCGAGATTGATAAGATTGTTCCAATTGAAGAATGGAAGAAACTAGGATTTAATATGGCAAAGGAAATTCTAGAGAATGGCGGAGCAGAATTAATGAAAACGATTAAAGAAAGTTTGAAAAATGGGTAA
- the hemA gene encoding glutamyl-tRNA reductase, with the protein MENNNVSKHHYFYSVGLSYKKADAAIRGKFSLDVDAKTRLLEQAKNEGIESLIVTSTCNRTEIYGFAEHPFQLIKLICENSNGSIEEFQRVGFVYKNHEAINHLFRVGTGLDSQILGDFEIIAQIKTSFTQSKSFGLANTFIERLVNAVIQASKKIKNETEISSGATSVSFASVQYIIKNVEDIGNKNILLFGTGKIGRNTCENLVKHTKNEHITLINRTKDKAEKLAGKLNLIVKDYSELHLELQKADVVVVATGAQNPTVDKAILNLKKPLLILDLSIPKNVNENVEELEGVTLIHMDYLSQLTDETLENRKKHIPAAEAIIEEIKEEFVTWTKGRKFAPTINALKEKLNAIKNSELDFQSKKIADFNEEQAEIISARIIQKITTHFANHLKDDDTMVDESIEWIEKVFKISS; encoded by the coding sequence ATGGAAAATAATAACGTATCGAAACATCACTATTTTTATTCAGTTGGACTGAGCTATAAAAAAGCTGATGCTGCGATTAGAGGTAAGTTCAGTTTAGACGTAGATGCAAAAACGCGCCTATTGGAACAAGCCAAAAATGAGGGAATTGAAAGCTTAATAGTTACATCTACTTGTAACCGTACCGAAATATACGGTTTTGCTGAGCACCCTTTTCAACTTATAAAATTGATTTGCGAAAACAGTAATGGTTCTATTGAAGAATTTCAAAGAGTAGGTTTCGTATATAAAAATCATGAAGCAATTAATCATCTCTTTAGAGTAGGAACTGGTTTAGATAGTCAGATCCTAGGAGACTTTGAAATTATTGCTCAAATAAAAACGAGCTTCACACAATCAAAATCTTTTGGTTTGGCAAATACTTTTATCGAAAGATTAGTAAATGCAGTGATTCAGGCTAGTAAAAAAATCAAAAATGAAACCGAAATAAGTTCAGGTGCCACTTCGGTATCTTTTGCTTCGGTTCAATATATTATAAAAAACGTTGAAGATATCGGTAACAAGAACATCTTGTTATTTGGTACAGGTAAGATAGGTAGAAATACATGTGAGAATTTAGTGAAACATACTAAAAACGAACATATCACTTTAATAAACCGTACTAAAGACAAAGCCGAAAAACTAGCTGGAAAATTAAATCTAATTGTAAAAGATTATTCAGAGCTACATCTTGAATTACAAAAAGCCGATGTTGTAGTTGTTGCAACAGGCGCCCAAAACCCTACAGTTGATAAAGCAATCCTAAATCTTAAAAAACCATTATTGATTTTAGATTTATCAATTCCTAAGAATGTGAATGAAAATGTAGAAGAACTGGAAGGTGTTACATTAATTCACATGGATTACTTGTCACAGTTAACAGATGAAACATTAGAAAACCGCAAGAAACACATTCCTGCAGCCGAAGCAATCATCGAAGAAATTAAGGAAGAATTTGTAACCTGGACAAAAGGGAGAAAATTTGCACCTACTATCAATGCTTTGAAAGAAAAACTGAACGCAATAAAAAATTCAGAATTAGATTTTCAAAGTAAAAAAATAGCTGATTTTAACGAAGAACAAGCTGAAATTATCAGCGCAAGAATCATTCAGAAAATTACAACACATTTTGCCAATCACTTAAAAGATGATGATACAATGGTAGATGAGAGTATTGAATGGATTGAAAAAGTGTTTAAAATAAGCTCTTAA
- a CDS encoding AraC family transcriptional regulator: MSSQEIIKIEDDFTLIRFQNDSPEVFNAQREIGSGLIQFHFGIKGKAKFLFNQGNYALELQEEKSLLLYNPQKELPLHLELDPNSWVISVIISIKKFHALFSTEADYITFLSADNKDKKYYNEGNISPSMAIVLSQLFHYNLHPSIKNLYYKGKGYELLSLYFNRTEDPNAEQCPFLIDEDNVLKIRKAKEIIIANMAEPPGLQELADEIGLNLKKLKMGFKQIYGDTVYGFLFDYKMDYARKLLDSGSYNVNEVGLKIGYSTGSHFIAAFKKKFATTPKKYLMSINTNI, translated from the coding sequence ATGAGTTCTCAAGAAATTATAAAAATTGAAGACGACTTTACGCTTATACGTTTTCAAAATGACAGTCCAGAGGTATTTAATGCGCAACGAGAAATCGGTAGTGGCCTGATACAGTTTCACTTTGGTATAAAAGGAAAAGCAAAATTCCTATTCAATCAAGGCAATTATGCATTAGAACTACAAGAAGAAAAATCATTGCTTTTGTACAATCCTCAAAAAGAATTGCCTCTTCATTTAGAGCTCGATCCTAATTCATGGGTTATATCAGTGATTATTTCTATTAAGAAATTTCATGCATTATTCTCAACTGAAGCCGATTACATTACTTTTTTGAGTGCTGACAACAAGGATAAAAAATATTATAACGAAGGAAATATTAGCCCATCGATGGCAATTGTACTAAGTCAACTATTTCATTATAATCTACATCCATCTATAAAAAACTTGTATTACAAAGGCAAAGGCTACGAGTTATTAAGTTTATACTTTAATAGAACTGAAGATCCAAATGCTGAACAATGTCCTTTTTTAATTGATGAAGACAATGTTTTAAAAATACGAAAAGCCAAAGAAATCATTATTGCTAACATGGCCGAACCGCCAGGATTACAAGAGCTAGCAGATGAAATTGGTCTGAATTTGAAAAAACTCAAAATGGGTTTCAAGCAAATTTACGGAGATACTGTTTATGGTTTTTTATTTGATTACAAAATGGATTATGCTCGAAAATTACTTGACAGCGGTTCTTATAATGTAAACGAAGTAGGTTTAAAAATAGGATATAGTACTGGGAGTCACTTTATTGCCGCTTTCAAAAAGAAATTTGCAACAACTCCTAAAAAATATTTGATGTCGATTAACACTAATATTTAA
- the hemH gene encoding ferrochelatase: MKGVLLVNLGSPESPTPKDVKPYLDEFLMDKYVIDVPYLLRALLIRGIILRKRPEESAHAYEKIWWDEGSPLVVLSERMQKKVQPMVDVPVSLAMRYGSMTIEKGLQELHDKGVTEVLLFPLYPQYAMASTLTILVKAEEIRKKKFPNMKITDVPAFYNKPDYIKNLADSMKNHLNGFEYDQLVFSYHGIPERHVRKTDKTKSHKKFITNEMCCEVGTPQAEFCYRTHCYETTRLVVEQLGIPKDKYCVTFQSRLAGDKWLEPYTDIEINKMPSKGIKKIAVVTPAFVTDCLETLEEIAMRAKEDFQENGGEDFLAIPCLNDDDEWCVTVSNWIKDWAK, translated from the coding sequence ATGAAAGGTGTATTATTAGTAAATCTAGGTTCCCCCGAAAGTCCAACTCCAAAAGACGTAAAACCATATTTAGATGAATTTTTAATGGATAAATACGTAATTGATGTTCCGTATTTATTAAGAGCATTACTAATTCGTGGAATCATCTTAAGAAAAAGACCTGAAGAATCGGCGCATGCATACGAAAAGATTTGGTGGGATGAAGGTTCTCCACTAGTAGTGCTATCTGAAAGAATGCAAAAAAAGGTACAACCTATGGTGGATGTTCCTGTTTCATTGGCAATGCGTTATGGTAGCATGACCATCGAAAAAGGGCTACAAGAATTACATGACAAAGGAGTTACCGAAGTATTACTTTTTCCTTTGTACCCACAATACGCAATGGCATCTACATTGACCATTTTAGTAAAAGCTGAGGAAATTCGTAAGAAGAAGTTTCCGAACATGAAAATAACAGATGTTCCTGCCTTTTATAACAAACCTGATTACATAAAGAATTTAGCTGATTCTATGAAAAACCACCTAAATGGTTTTGAATACGACCAACTTGTTTTTTCTTATCACGGAATTCCTGAGCGTCATGTACGTAAAACGGACAAAACAAAATCACATAAAAAATTCATAACCAACGAAATGTGTTGTGAAGTTGGTACTCCACAAGCTGAATTTTGCTATAGAACACATTGTTACGAAACGACTCGCTTAGTTGTGGAGCAATTAGGAATCCCGAAAGATAAATATTGTGTTACTTTCCAGTCAAGATTAGCGGGCGATAAATGGCTTGAACCATATACCGACATTGAAATCAACAAAATGCCATCCAAAGGAATCAAGAAAATTGCAGTTGTAACTCCTGCATTTGTTACTGATTGTTTAGAAACTCTTGAAGAAATCGCTATGCGTGCCAAAGAAGATTTTCAAGAAAATGGTGGCGAAGATTTCCTTGCAATTCCATGTTTGAATGATGATGACGAATGGTGTGTAACTGTAAGTAATTGGATTAAAGACTGGGCAAAATAA
- a CDS encoding CopD family protein: MEYYNYLKSLHLIFVITWFAGLFYIVRLFVYQIEANDKPSPEKEILQKQYKIMTYRLWYIITWPSAVLASFFAFWMLFFTDLGKSWLQMPWMHVKLCFVFLLYLYHGKCHQIFKQLQNDNVKYTTNFMRLWNEGATIILFSVVFLVVLKNAVNWIYGVIGIILFSVLIMLGFQFYKRIREKK, from the coding sequence ATGGAATATTACAACTACCTGAAATCACTTCACCTCATCTTTGTAATCACTTGGTTTGCAGGATTGTTTTATATCGTTCGCTTATTTGTTTATCAAATAGAAGCAAATGACAAACCATCTCCAGAAAAAGAAATTTTGCAAAAGCAATACAAGATAATGACATATAGATTGTGGTACATTATCACCTGGCCCTCAGCAGTATTGGCAAGTTTTTTTGCTTTTTGGATGTTGTTTTTTACTGATTTAGGAAAGTCTTGGCTACAAATGCCTTGGATGCACGTAAAGCTTTGTTTTGTATTTTTATTATATTTATATCACGGAAAATGCCATCAAATATTTAAGCAATTGCAAAACGACAATGTAAAATACACCACTAATTTCATGCGTTTGTGGAATGAAGGAGCAACGATAATCTTGTTCTCAGTAGTATTTTTGGTTGTTTTAAAAAATGCTGTAAACTGGATTTATGGCGTAATCGGAATTATACTATTCTCGGTTTTAATCATGCTTGGTTTTCAATTTTATAAAAGAATACGAGAGAAAAAATAA
- a CDS encoding ATP-binding protein codes for MILLIVVASVLLASISIIQFKNEAKEYHQERLERKENAVKEHINYVLSTTTYPLKTANLDLIFKDKIHELAQIHNIEINIYSLKGELLKSSKESFAVDKVSPPIPEYILKLVRSSIEKRFVDIKTQDGVKNRSSYSLIKDEKFKPLGILNLPYIEDDGYYENELNTFLIRLGQVYSFMLIVAFALAYFLSTYITKSLKTISDKLSETNLNQKNEKIVLEASSKEINFLIKSYNGMVEKLEKSAIKLAQSEREEAWREMAKQVAHEIKNPLTPMRLTVQSFQRKFDPTAPDVKQKLNDYSETLIQQIDTMTAVASAFSNFASMPAQQNETLNVVEVVELSLDIFNEEYLVFQSDEEEIISKMDRTQLIRIITNLVKNATQAIPEIQQNKSILVTVKRQGDNVEIAVKDNGIGIQKQDVDRVFEPKFTTKNSGMGLGLGIIKNIIENYKGTITFETEYGKGTTFTVTLPITNS; via the coding sequence ATGATTCTATTGATTGTTGTTGCTTCTGTTTTACTAGCTTCAATTTCTATTATCCAATTTAAGAATGAAGCCAAAGAATACCATCAAGAACGGTTGGAACGCAAAGAAAACGCGGTTAAAGAGCACATCAACTATGTTTTATCTACAACGACCTATCCTTTAAAAACGGCGAACCTAGATTTAATTTTTAAGGATAAGATTCATGAATTAGCCCAAATTCATAATATCGAAATTAACATTTACAGTCTTAAAGGCGAACTACTTAAATCATCCAAAGAGTCATTTGCTGTTGATAAAGTTTCTCCTCCAATCCCCGAATACATCTTAAAACTAGTACGTTCTTCTATCGAGAAACGTTTTGTAGATATTAAAACTCAAGATGGTGTAAAAAATCGTTCTTCTTATAGTTTGATCAAAGATGAAAAATTCAAGCCTCTTGGAATTTTAAACTTACCGTATATAGAAGATGATGGTTATTATGAAAATGAACTAAACACGTTCTTAATTCGTTTGGGTCAAGTATATTCATTTATGCTTATTGTAGCATTTGCGTTAGCTTATTTCTTATCAACCTACATCACCAAATCATTAAAAACTATTTCGGATAAGCTAAGCGAAACCAATCTGAATCAGAAAAACGAAAAGATTGTTTTAGAGGCCAGCAGCAAAGAGATTAACTTCTTAATCAAGTCTTACAACGGAATGGTTGAAAAACTTGAGAAAAGTGCGATAAAACTAGCTCAAAGCGAACGAGAAGAAGCTTGGCGAGAAATGGCAAAACAAGTAGCACACGAAATCAAAAATCCGCTTACACCAATGCGTTTGACGGTACAGAGTTTTCAAAGAAAATTTGACCCTACTGCCCCAGATGTTAAGCAAAAACTGAATGACTACTCCGAGACATTAATTCAGCAAATAGACACTATGACCGCTGTGGCTTCGGCATTTTCAAATTTTGCCTCTATGCCTGCACAACAAAACGAAACATTAAATGTGGTAGAAGTTGTAGAGCTATCGTTGGACATCTTTAACGAAGAATATCTTGTTTTTCAGAGCGATGAAGAGGAAATTATTTCCAAAATGGATCGAACACAACTAATTCGAATTATTACCAATTTGGTTAAAAATGCAACACAAGCTATTCCTGAAATTCAACAAAACAAATCGATTTTAGTAACTGTCAAAAGACAAGGTGATAATGTTGAAATTGCTGTAAAAGACAACGGAATAGGAATACAAAAGCAAGATGTTGATCGTGTTTTTGAACCAAAATTCACTACTAAGAATAGCGGAATGGGTCTTGGCCTCGGAATTATAAAAAACATCATCGAAAATTATAAAGGAACAATTACCTTTGAAACAGAATACGGTAAAGGAACTACATTTACAGTTACATTACCAATTACAAACTCATAA
- a CDS encoding enoyl-CoA hydratase/isomerase family protein, giving the protein MNYENILITIEGKIATITINRPTKLNALNKETINDLQKAFKLLAKNNDVRVIVLTGSGEKAFVAGADISEFANYTIEEGTALAAEGQEKLFDFIENLKKPVIAAVNGFALGGGLELAMACHFRIASDNAKMGLPEVSLGLIPGYGGTQRLPQLIGKGRAMEMIMTAGMLNAEEAKQYGLVNHVVPQAELIAYCNGIAEKIIKNAPIAISKAIKAINANYKDGKNGYDVEIKSFGKCFGTKDFIEGTTAFLEKRKAVFTGK; this is encoded by the coding sequence ATGAACTACGAAAACATACTAATTACAATCGAAGGGAAGATTGCAACTATTACAATTAATCGTCCAACTAAACTTAATGCTTTAAACAAAGAGACAATTAATGATTTACAAAAGGCTTTTAAATTATTAGCAAAAAACAATGATGTTCGTGTGATTGTTTTAACTGGAAGTGGAGAAAAAGCTTTTGTAGCTGGTGCTGATATATCTGAATTTGCTAATTATACTATCGAAGAAGGAACTGCTCTAGCAGCTGAAGGTCAAGAGAAGTTATTTGATTTTATCGAAAACCTAAAGAAACCTGTTATTGCTGCAGTTAATGGTTTTGCTCTTGGTGGCGGATTAGAATTAGCAATGGCTTGCCATTTCAGAATTGCATCTGACAATGCAAAAATGGGATTACCAGAAGTTTCTCTAGGTCTTATACCTGGCTATGGAGGAACACAGCGTTTACCTCAACTTATTGGTAAAGGCCGTGCAATGGAAATGATTATGACTGCAGGAATGCTTAACGCTGAGGAAGCCAAACAATACGGATTGGTTAATCATGTAGTGCCTCAGGCTGAACTTATTGCTTATTGCAACGGTATTGCAGAAAAGATAATCAAGAATGCTCCAATAGCTATTTCTAAAGCAATCAAAGCGATAAACGCTAATTATAAAGATGGCAAAAATGGTTATGACGTAGAAATAAAATCATTCGGAAAATGCTTTGGAACAAAAGACTTTATCGAAGGAACTACTGCATTTTTAGAAAAAAGAAAAGCAGTTTTTACTGGAAAATAG
- a CDS encoding HD domain-containing protein, protein MIHNEIINKTITFVKEKLNDAEGGHDWFHIERVYKNALLIAKNTPCDVTVVKLGALLHDIADSKFHNGDETIGPRTARLFLESENVSEDIIAHVVKIIENISYKGGNFEKKFSSIELDVVQDADRLDAIGAIGVARAFNYGGFKDRTLYDPSIAPITNMTKEEYKNNKAPTINHFYEKLLLLKDKMNTDTGRQIAAERHRFMETFLSQFYAEWEGVK, encoded by the coding sequence ATGATTCACAACGAGATTATTAATAAGACCATCACTTTTGTAAAAGAGAAGCTAAATGATGCTGAAGGAGGGCATGATTGGTTTCATATTGAACGAGTATATAAAAATGCACTTTTAATTGCTAAAAACACTCCTTGTGATGTTACAGTGGTTAAATTGGGAGCTTTATTACACGATATTGCAGATAGTAAGTTTCATAATGGAGACGAGACTATCGGACCTAGAACTGCCCGTTTGTTTCTAGAATCGGAGAATGTTTCAGAAGATATTATAGCACATGTTGTTAAGATTATCGAAAACATATCATACAAAGGAGGTAATTTTGAAAAGAAGTTTAGTTCAATAGAGTTAGATGTTGTACAAGACGCAGATCGATTGGATGCTATTGGAGCTATTGGAGTGGCAAGAGCATTTAATTATGGAGGATTTAAGGATAGAACGCTTTATGATCCTTCTATTGCGCCAATAACAAATATGACTAAAGAAGAGTATAAAAATAATAAAGCACCAACAATTAATCATTTCTATGAAAAACTGTTGTTGTTAAAAGATAAAATGAATACCGATACAGGAAGACAAATCGCTGCTGAAAGACACCGTTTTATGGAAACGTTTCTTTCTCAATTTTATGCGGAGTGGGAAGGGGTGAAGTAG